One Echinicola strongylocentroti DNA window includes the following coding sequences:
- a CDS encoding MFS transporter: MTRHRPILLIIVIAQFCCTSLWFASNAVMEGLLADFGLELTALGHLTSAVQLGFIVGTLIFALLSVADRYAPSTVFFICALAGSIFNLGVLWNGNTLATLIAFRSLTGFCLAGIYPVGMKIAADHFEKGLGKSLGYLVGALVLGTAFPHFLKAFTGALPWKMIIIFTSILATLGGFALFLLVPNGPYRKAAAKLDLSASLHIFRKTGFRAAAYGYFGHMWELYTFWAFVPAMLSAYSTLHGLPSFDVALWAFLIIGVGGIGCVFSGLLSVSWGSKRIASMALTASGCCCLISPLMFMLDIPALFLSFLLFWGVAVIADSPLFSTLIAQHAPAHIKGTALTLVNCIGYAITIFSIQLINVLMIDLDIQYVFIFLAIGPVLGLIGLSRNQYRSVKK; the protein is encoded by the coding sequence ATGACCAGACACCGCCCTATTCTACTGATCATCGTCATCGCCCAGTTTTGCTGTACTTCTCTTTGGTTTGCCAGTAATGCAGTGATGGAAGGCTTGTTGGCAGATTTTGGCTTGGAGCTAACTGCCTTGGGGCACCTCACTTCTGCCGTTCAGCTTGGGTTTATTGTTGGTACGCTGATATTTGCCCTGTTATCCGTAGCGGATAGATACGCTCCATCTACTGTGTTTTTTATTTGTGCCTTGGCTGGAAGTATTTTTAATCTCGGAGTATTATGGAACGGCAACACTCTGGCCACGCTCATTGCGTTCAGAAGCCTGACCGGTTTCTGCTTAGCGGGCATATACCCAGTGGGCATGAAAATAGCAGCAGACCACTTCGAAAAAGGACTAGGGAAGTCCCTAGGATATTTGGTTGGAGCGCTGGTTCTTGGCACAGCTTTTCCTCATTTTCTGAAGGCATTTACTGGTGCCCTACCTTGGAAAATGATCATCATCTTTACTTCCATCCTAGCTACACTGGGAGGTTTTGCCTTGTTCCTTTTGGTGCCCAATGGCCCATACAGAAAGGCGGCGGCCAAACTCGATTTATCCGCTAGTTTACATATTTTTCGAAAAACGGGGTTCCGGGCAGCTGCTTACGGTTACTTTGGGCACATGTGGGAGTTATATACCTTTTGGGCTTTTGTTCCTGCTATGCTCAGCGCCTATTCTACCTTACATGGACTACCTTCATTTGACGTTGCATTATGGGCATTTCTGATCATTGGCGTTGGGGGTATTGGCTGTGTATTTAGCGGGCTGCTCTCCGTATCGTGGGGCAGCAAGCGCATCGCGTCCATGGCGCTTACCGCATCTGGTTGCTGCTGCTTGATCTCTCCATTGATGTTTATGTTGGATATTCCGGCGTTGTTTTTATCATTTTTGCTTTTTTGGGGCGTCGCCGTCATTGCCGATAGCCCTTTGTTCTCCACTTTGATAGCCCAGCATGCTCCTGCCCATATCAAAGGCACTGCCCTTACGCTGGTCAATTGTATAGGATATGCCATCACGATTTTTAGCATTCAGTTGATCAATGTATTGATGATAGATTTGGACATTCAATATGTATTCATTTTCCTGGCCATTGGGCCTGTTTTGGGGTTAATTGGATTGTCCCGAAATCAATACCGTTCAGTTAAGAAATAA
- a CDS encoding MutS-related protein, which yields MAFEIDPQTIRDLELFNEKPDGKSIFSFFNRTQTFGGKLQLKGLMQSPLDNIEELQARKSIIGFFMEKEFPLSINSSQMDFIDHYFRVNKTVLKHNALDGYFQRKFIRQNNKNDQYLIETGIEKMIFLLIALTDALGKIPKVKVPVSLRQYFSLIQSYLDKPAIKTMLKELGPKPRKIQHYRYDYLFRDKYQLETQDLVKTVYLFDAFNAVAKTAKNHQLCLADYSESSEPQLTITQLFHPFLEKPVRNSISTKSHQNICFLTGPNMAGKSTFLKSVGLAIYLAHLGFPVPATSMKTPIYKGLTTTINLPDDMGLGYSHFYSEVNRIKDVALHIQQKKQVFVIFDELFRGTNVKDAYEASLAVLEAFSCIKGSTFFISSHILEVAEKLHTNQNILFRYFDAGLKDQNLHYTYRLCEGISHERLGMYILQRENVIDILQSLK from the coding sequence ATGGCTTTTGAGATTGATCCGCAGACCATCAGAGATCTGGAACTTTTCAATGAAAAACCTGATGGCAAAAGCATCTTTTCCTTTTTTAACCGTACCCAGACTTTTGGCGGGAAACTCCAACTCAAAGGCCTGATGCAATCTCCTTTGGACAATATAGAGGAACTTCAGGCGCGTAAAAGCATCATTGGTTTTTTTATGGAAAAAGAATTTCCCCTTTCTATCAATTCCAGTCAAATGGACTTTATCGATCACTACTTCCGCGTCAACAAAACCGTCCTGAAACATAATGCACTTGATGGTTATTTCCAGAGGAAATTTATCAGACAAAACAACAAAAATGACCAATACCTGATCGAAACAGGCATAGAGAAAATGATCTTTTTATTGATTGCCTTGACTGATGCTTTAGGAAAAATCCCTAAGGTAAAAGTTCCTGTAAGCCTACGTCAGTACTTCTCCCTGATCCAAAGCTATCTGGACAAACCCGCCATCAAGACAATGCTGAAGGAGCTTGGACCAAAGCCCCGCAAAATCCAACATTACCGCTACGATTACCTTTTTAGGGACAAATACCAACTCGAAACACAAGACTTGGTCAAAACGGTATACCTCTTCGATGCGTTTAATGCCGTCGCCAAAACGGCAAAAAATCACCAGCTATGCTTAGCGGACTATTCGGAGTCTTCCGAGCCGCAGCTGACCATCACCCAACTATTTCACCCATTCTTAGAAAAACCAGTAAGGAATTCGATCAGTACGAAGTCGCATCAAAACATTTGTTTCCTAACCGGCCCCAATATGGCCGGAAAATCCACCTTTTTAAAATCCGTGGGCCTGGCTATTTACCTTGCGCACCTTGGCTTTCCGGTTCCGGCGACCAGCATGAAAACGCCTATTTACAAAGGGCTTACCACTACGATCAATTTACCGGACGATATGGGACTAGGCTACAGTCACTTTTATTCAGAAGTAAACCGGATCAAAGATGTCGCTCTTCATATTCAGCAAAAGAAGCAAGTTTTTGTGATTTTCGATGAGCTCTTCCGAGGTACCAACGTAAAAGATGCCTATGAAGCTTCTCTGGCAGTCCTGGAGGCATTTTCATGCATCAAGGGCAGTACATTTTTCATTTCGTCCCATATATTGGAAGTCGCCGAAAAGCTTCACACAAATCAAAATATCCTGTTCAGGTACTTTGACGCCGGCCTGAAGGATCAAAATCTCCATTATACCTATCGCCTATGCGAAGGAATCTCCCACGAGCGCCTAGGGATGTACATCTTACAGAGAGAAAATGTTATCGATATCCTTCAATCTTTGAAATAA
- a CDS encoding TfoX/Sxy family protein, with protein MAFNTLLANRIENLLSRTDQSFKTKKMMGGICFMVNDKMCIGVHEDRIMARVGPDHYEEALQQAGSMEMNFTGKSMKGYVFVDGNVVDTEPQLEYWVEKCLLFNPIAKSSKRKKK; from the coding sequence ATGGCTTTTAACACGCTTTTGGCAAATCGTATAGAAAATTTACTCTCCCGGACAGACCAGTCTTTCAAAACTAAAAAGATGATGGGAGGCATATGTTTTATGGTCAATGACAAAATGTGCATTGGTGTGCACGAAGACCGTATCATGGCCAGAGTAGGGCCAGACCATTATGAAGAGGCGCTCCAGCAAGCCGGATCCATGGAAATGAATTTTACGGGAAAGAGTATGAAGGGGTATGTTTTTGTAGATGGAAATGTTGTAGACACGGAACCGCAATTGGAATATTGGGTAGAGAAGTGCCTTCTATTTAATCCAATAGCTAAATCCAGCAAAAGAAAGAAAAAGTAA